In Stieleria varia, one genomic interval encodes:
- a CDS encoding tyrosine-protein kinase family protein, with amino-acid sequence MIKPSAAAPPSPHMASESAAMRDLKLAANISDSAKIWVEPNQDQFLRIDSPENGSPHQPVTPIPQPRTPQSAPTTAASNVLGDNSSDNSSDNIAADPDAAVMLQSLHSQIVMYGCVDDASHAVLHSTVDYPVVETPPAENAQQAAEPAPLIDWQTEIDEFVDDPVHESVDELAYETPPAASIATPATEEPETYTSTSSPQQWAKTPWPGAQWEVDVFEVPSSVASLFFDESFFKSIANRMRETVADGLRSLAVTSVRSGEGRSTVAIGTAIAAAATGLRVALVDCDLSKPSLVDDLRLELDYGWVEAIRCGIPLSQVAVSSLEDGVTLIPLLPPAPGHPVAAAAEVAALMQTLQGQFDLLVIDAPASDAAVLQVICQGVDSAVITQDLRSTRSGDIQQLATRLRHFGVRGIGVVENFAVE; translated from the coding sequence ATGATCAAACCGTCCGCCGCTGCGCCCCCGTCGCCTCACATGGCGTCTGAGTCTGCGGCCATGCGTGACTTGAAACTCGCCGCGAACATCTCCGACTCGGCGAAGATCTGGGTGGAACCCAATCAAGATCAGTTCTTACGAATCGATTCGCCCGAGAACGGTTCACCTCACCAGCCGGTCACACCGATCCCCCAGCCAAGGACGCCACAGTCGGCACCGACCACGGCTGCATCTAATGTGCTCGGAGATAACAGCTCCGATAACAGCTCCGACAACATTGCTGCGGATCCCGATGCCGCCGTAATGCTGCAAAGTTTGCATTCGCAGATCGTCATGTATGGTTGCGTTGACGACGCATCTCACGCAGTCCTCCATTCCACGGTCGACTATCCTGTCGTCGAAACGCCTCCGGCTGAAAACGCTCAGCAAGCGGCCGAGCCGGCACCGCTCATCGATTGGCAAACAGAAATCGATGAGTTTGTTGATGACCCCGTGCACGAGTCTGTTGATGAACTAGCCTACGAGACTCCCCCAGCAGCGTCCATCGCGACTCCTGCCACAGAGGAGCCGGAAACCTACACGTCAACTTCATCTCCACAGCAGTGGGCAAAGACACCTTGGCCGGGCGCGCAATGGGAAGTCGACGTGTTCGAAGTCCCCAGCAGCGTCGCCAGCCTTTTCTTTGACGAATCTTTCTTCAAATCGATCGCCAACCGAATGCGAGAAACCGTTGCCGATGGACTTCGCAGTCTCGCGGTGACTAGCGTCCGCAGCGGCGAAGGTCGATCGACGGTCGCTATCGGCACCGCCATCGCGGCAGCCGCCACCGGACTGCGAGTCGCGTTGGTGGATTGCGATCTGAGCAAGCCGAGTCTTGTCGACGATTTGCGGTTGGAGCTCGACTACGGTTGGGTAGAAGCCATCCGCTGTGGGATTCCGCTGAGCCAAGTCGCGGTTTCGTCCTTGGAGGATGGTGTCACGTTGATTCCCTTGTTGCCTCCCGCTCCTGGACATCCTGTAGCCGCGGCCGCGGAAGTCGCCGCATTGATGCAAACGCTGCAGGGCCAGTTCGATTTGCTGGTGATTGACGCACCCGCCAGTGATGCGGCCGTTCTGCAAGTCATTTGCCAAGGCGTGGACTCGGCAGTGATCACACAAGACCTCCGATCGACACGCAGCGGAGACATCCAGCAACTCGCGACCCGACTACGTCACTTCGGCGTCCGAGGCATCGGCGTCGTTGAAAATTTCGCCGTTGAGTGA
- a CDS encoding sugar phosphate isomerase/epimerase family protein, producing the protein MTSLTLNRRNLLATGIGMASLAALPALSTAADPIQRSGDPRFRLGLAAYSLRDYFSYMKGKPRQPKTDGKPIDMIGFLDYCVQQDFEAAELTSYFFPPDADDAYFLELKRQAFLRGVTISGTAIGNNFTIGAGEKLDAQIAAAIQWIDNAAVMGAPHIRFFAGTGKELEEHPERMDEAVAAMRKCAEHAARRGVFLGVENHGNLRPGQLLEIVQRIDSPWVGINLDTGNFISDDPYGDLKQCVGYAVNVQVKVSMKSPEGKKYPADMNRIANLLKESGYQGFVILEYEDEKPYEAIPEAFKSMREALASPV; encoded by the coding sequence ATGACTTCATTGACGCTCAACCGCCGGAATCTCCTGGCTACCGGTATCGGTATGGCATCCCTCGCAGCGTTGCCCGCTTTGTCCACCGCGGCGGATCCGATCCAGCGTTCAGGTGACCCACGATTTCGTCTCGGGTTGGCGGCCTACTCGTTGCGAGATTACTTCTCGTACATGAAAGGCAAACCACGACAGCCGAAGACAGATGGCAAGCCAATCGACATGATTGGTTTCCTTGACTACTGCGTCCAACAGGATTTCGAAGCGGCGGAATTGACAAGCTATTTCTTTCCGCCCGATGCCGATGACGCTTACTTTCTGGAGCTCAAGCGACAAGCGTTTCTGCGCGGTGTGACCATTTCCGGCACCGCGATCGGGAACAACTTCACGATCGGTGCCGGTGAGAAACTAGACGCTCAAATCGCAGCCGCCATCCAATGGATCGACAACGCCGCAGTCATGGGCGCGCCCCACATCCGGTTCTTTGCCGGCACAGGCAAAGAATTGGAGGAGCATCCCGAGCGGATGGACGAAGCCGTGGCGGCGATGCGCAAGTGCGCCGAGCACGCCGCTCGTCGCGGTGTCTTTCTCGGAGTGGAAAATCACGGCAATCTGAGACCTGGACAACTGCTGGAAATTGTTCAACGCATCGATAGCCCCTGGGTCGGCATCAATTTGGACACTGGCAACTTCATCAGCGACGATCCCTACGGCGATCTCAAGCAATGCGTCGGCTATGCGGTGAATGTCCAAGTGAAGGTGAGCATGAAATCGCCGGAGGGAAAGAAGTATCCCGCCGACATGAACCGCATCGCAAACCTGCTGAAGGAAAGCGGATACCAGGGTTTCGTGATCTTGGAATACGAAGACGAAAAACCCTACGAAGCGATCCCCGAGGCATTCAAGTCCATGCGAGAGGCACTCGCCTCACCTGTTTGA
- the metH gene encoding methionine synthase: MLQADPTETVLSELIRERILLLDGAMGTMIQRLGLDEAGVRGERFAEHHKDLKNFSDILCLTHPEKITDIHRAYFEAGSDIVETNSFGASPIGMIEFDLPLELVEEINHAAVACARKAADEWNERTPDKPRFVAGSIGPTTMQLAISTNVDDPAHRATTFEALRDSYRAQVEALVNAGVDILLPETAIDTLNLKSCLFAIQDFFDAGGRRVPVMASGTFDQGGRTFVSGQSVEAFFTALEHFPLLSIGMNCALGPDVMRPHIEELSKVSDIPVSCHPNAGLPNEMGAFDLGPKQMAEIVGEYADNGWVNIMGGCCGTTPDHIRAMAERIARCKPKQESVGPVYTRLSGLLPMVMRPEIPFTMVGERTNVTGSRKFARLIRDEQYDEAIEIAREQVENGATIIDINFDDALLDGAEAMTRFLRLIAGDSITASVPVMIDSSKWEVIEAGLQNVQGKAIVNSISLKDGEETFLHRAKLVRQYGAAAVVMAFDEQGQAATEDEKVRICKRAYDLLVNQADFPAEDIIFDPNILTVATGMEEHNNYAVDFVNAIARIKKECPGAKTSGGVSNISFSFRGNDPVREAIHSAFLYKAIQAGLDMGIVNAGQLEVYEQIAPDLLERVEDVLWNRRDDATDRLLEFAETVKGSGKKKSGEDLAWREAPVAERMKHALIKGIDKYIVEDTEEARQHFDRCLQVIEGPLMDGMSVVGDLFGQGKMFLPQVVKSARVMKKAVAYLEPFMEEEKRAAGLENASARGKFLIATVKGDVHDIGKNIVGVVLQCNNYEVIDMGVMVAAEAILDEAVKQGVDMIGLSGLITPSLDEMIGVAREMKRRKLNLPLLIGGATTSAKHTAVKIAPAYDAPVVHVLDASRSVGVVEKLLSDDRRDAFIAENAKSQAELASSYRARQQKLVPYEEALAKRFATDWKTVQIDQPEFTGVRTLHDFPLQDIRPFIDWSPFFMTWELKGKYPKIFQDPTVGEEAKKIYDDANRILDEIIANKSISANAVYGFWPAASDGDDVILYTDNSRQTELTRLHFLRQQWERKGQSDFRSLADYIAPLDSGRADYIGGFVVTAGIGAQEMADRLRSELNDYDAIMVQAVADRLAEAFAELLHQRARRDWRFGTDENLSTEELIEEKYRGIRPAAGYPACPDHTEKRTLFDLLDAEKNTGVELTSSYAMTPGAAVSGLYFAHPDARYFTVDRMTKDQIESYAKRKGQPIEEIEKWLAPNLAYDPE, from the coding sequence ATGCTGCAAGCCGACCCGACCGAAACTGTCCTGTCCGAGCTGATTCGCGAGCGCATTTTGCTGCTTGATGGAGCCATGGGAACGATGATCCAGCGTCTGGGACTGGACGAGGCGGGCGTGCGAGGAGAGCGATTCGCGGAGCATCACAAGGATCTGAAGAATTTTTCTGACATTTTGTGTCTGACCCATCCGGAGAAGATCACAGACATCCACCGGGCCTACTTCGAAGCCGGCAGCGATATCGTCGAAACCAACTCCTTTGGCGCCTCGCCGATCGGGATGATCGAGTTTGATCTGCCACTGGAATTGGTGGAGGAGATCAATCATGCCGCGGTGGCTTGTGCTCGCAAGGCCGCCGATGAGTGGAACGAGCGGACACCGGACAAACCGCGATTCGTCGCCGGATCGATCGGCCCCACGACGATGCAGTTGGCCATCAGCACCAACGTCGATGACCCGGCCCACCGTGCGACGACCTTCGAAGCTCTGCGAGACAGCTATCGCGCCCAAGTGGAAGCGTTGGTCAACGCGGGGGTCGACATTCTGTTGCCCGAAACGGCGATCGACACTTTGAATCTGAAATCCTGCTTATTTGCGATCCAGGATTTCTTTGACGCCGGGGGCCGCCGTGTACCCGTGATGGCCAGCGGTACCTTCGACCAAGGCGGCAGGACCTTTGTCAGCGGGCAGAGCGTGGAAGCTTTTTTCACTGCCCTGGAACACTTTCCATTGCTTTCCATTGGCATGAACTGCGCTCTCGGCCCCGACGTGATGCGGCCTCACATCGAAGAACTGTCCAAGGTGTCTGACATCCCCGTCAGTTGCCACCCCAATGCCGGCTTGCCCAACGAGATGGGTGCATTTGATCTCGGCCCCAAGCAGATGGCTGAGATCGTCGGCGAGTATGCCGACAACGGTTGGGTCAACATCATGGGCGGTTGTTGCGGAACAACACCCGATCACATTCGCGCGATGGCGGAGCGAATTGCCCGTTGCAAGCCGAAACAAGAGTCTGTCGGACCGGTCTACACGCGACTGTCCGGTTTGTTGCCCATGGTGATGCGTCCGGAGATTCCGTTCACGATGGTTGGCGAACGGACCAACGTCACCGGTAGCCGAAAGTTTGCACGTTTGATCCGCGATGAGCAGTATGACGAAGCCATCGAGATTGCCCGTGAGCAAGTTGAGAACGGAGCGACGATCATCGACATCAACTTCGACGATGCGTTGCTCGACGGTGCCGAAGCGATGACGCGTTTTCTGAGGCTGATCGCCGGAGATAGTATCACGGCATCGGTGCCCGTGATGATCGACAGCAGCAAATGGGAGGTCATTGAAGCCGGACTGCAGAACGTGCAAGGCAAGGCGATCGTGAATTCGATTTCACTCAAAGACGGCGAGGAAACGTTTCTGCATCGTGCCAAGTTGGTCCGTCAGTATGGCGCCGCGGCCGTCGTCATGGCTTTCGACGAACAAGGCCAAGCGGCGACGGAGGACGAGAAGGTTCGCATCTGCAAACGTGCCTACGACTTGCTGGTCAACCAAGCCGACTTTCCAGCCGAAGACATCATCTTTGACCCCAACATCCTGACCGTCGCGACGGGGATGGAGGAGCACAACAATTACGCAGTCGACTTCGTCAACGCCATTGCGCGGATCAAGAAAGAATGCCCCGGCGCCAAGACCAGTGGCGGTGTGAGCAACATCTCGTTTTCATTCCGAGGAAATGACCCTGTCCGCGAAGCGATCCACTCCGCGTTTCTCTACAAAGCGATCCAGGCGGGATTGGACATGGGCATTGTCAACGCCGGCCAGTTGGAGGTCTATGAGCAAATCGCTCCGGATCTGCTGGAGCGTGTCGAAGATGTGTTGTGGAATCGACGCGATGACGCGACCGATCGCTTGCTGGAGTTTGCCGAAACCGTCAAAGGCTCGGGGAAAAAGAAAAGCGGCGAGGACCTCGCGTGGCGTGAGGCTCCGGTCGCCGAGCGGATGAAGCACGCGTTGATCAAAGGCATCGACAAGTACATCGTCGAGGATACCGAGGAAGCACGCCAGCACTTCGACCGCTGCTTGCAAGTGATCGAAGGACCGCTGATGGACGGCATGAGCGTTGTCGGTGACCTGTTCGGTCAAGGCAAAATGTTCTTGCCGCAAGTCGTCAAGAGCGCACGCGTGATGAAGAAGGCCGTGGCCTACTTGGAACCGTTCATGGAGGAAGAAAAACGGGCGGCGGGATTGGAAAACGCCAGCGCGCGAGGAAAATTCCTGATCGCAACGGTCAAGGGTGACGTTCACGACATCGGAAAGAACATCGTCGGTGTCGTGCTGCAGTGCAACAATTACGAAGTCATCGACATGGGCGTCATGGTTGCCGCCGAAGCCATCTTGGACGAAGCGGTCAAGCAGGGCGTGGACATGATCGGCTTGAGCGGTTTGATCACCCCGAGCTTGGACGAGATGATCGGGGTCGCCAGAGAAATGAAACGACGCAAGTTGAACTTGCCGTTGCTGATCGGCGGTGCGACGACCAGTGCAAAACACACCGCGGTCAAGATCGCGCCGGCCTACGATGCGCCCGTGGTTCATGTGCTGGACGCCAGTCGCAGCGTCGGTGTGGTCGAAAAACTGCTCAGCGACGATCGCCGCGATGCGTTCATCGCTGAGAACGCCAAGTCTCAAGCCGAGCTGGCGTCCAGTTATCGCGCACGACAACAAAAACTGGTGCCGTACGAAGAAGCCCTTGCGAAACGATTTGCCACCGATTGGAAAACAGTTCAAATCGATCAACCCGAGTTCACCGGAGTCAGGACGCTGCATGATTTTCCGCTGCAGGACATCCGGCCGTTCATCGACTGGTCTCCTTTTTTCATGACGTGGGAACTCAAGGGCAAGTATCCCAAGATCTTTCAAGATCCCACTGTCGGCGAAGAAGCCAAGAAGATTTACGACGACGCTAACCGAATCCTCGATGAGATCATTGCCAACAAGTCGATCTCGGCGAACGCCGTCTACGGATTCTGGCCGGCGGCAAGCGATGGCGACGATGTGATCCTGTACACCGACAACTCACGGCAAACCGAGCTGACCAGACTGCATTTCTTGCGTCAACAATGGGAACGCAAGGGGCAGTCGGATTTCCGATCGCTTGCCGATTACATCGCACCGCTGGACAGTGGCCGCGCTGATTATATCGGCGGTTTCGTCGTCACCGCGGGCATCGGTGCTCAGGAAATGGCGGATCGTTTGAGATCGGAACTCAATGACTATGACGCCATCATGGTTCAAGCCGTTGCGGATCGCTTGGCCGAAGCGTTTGCGGAGTTGTTGCATCAACGGGCGCGACGCGATTGGCGTTTTGGAACGGATGAGAATCTCTCGACCGAAGAGTTGATCGAAGAAAAGTATCGCGGAATCCGCCCCGCAGCCGGGTACCCCGCGTGCCCGGATCACACGGAAAAGCGAACATTGTTTGATTTGCTCGATGCGGAAAAGAATACCGGTGTCGAGTTGACCAGCAGTTATGCAATGACGCCTGGGGCAGCGGTCAGCGGTTTGTACTTTGCGCATCCGGACGCACGGTATTTCACCGTCGACCGGATGACGAAAGATCAGATCGAGTCGTACGCCAAGCGTAAGGGTCAGCCGATCGAAGAAATTGAAAAATGGCTCGCGCCGAACTTGGCTTACGATCCCGAGTGA
- a CDS encoding dihydroorotate dehydrogenase: MDLSTQLGRLKLKNPIMVASGTFGYAREMQGIVDVPKLGAVLPKTITAEPRIGNAPWRTVETSAGLLNAIGLDNDGVDAFLQHHLPYLKELGTSIVVSVAGRTVDDFVSLAARVGAEGVAAIELNLSCPNVSGGVDFGTNAKSCEEVVSAARKECAVPLLAKLTPNVTRIAEIAQGAADGGADAVCLINTVLAMAIDWRKRRPILGNGMGGLSGPAIKPIALRCVHQVRQAVSIPIIGIGGIANIDDVMQFLVAGASAVQIGTANYYDPTVSTRLIDQLPDALAELGAQSIADVVGTLDLSKA, encoded by the coding sequence ATGGATTTATCGACTCAACTGGGACGTCTGAAACTCAAGAATCCGATCATGGTCGCATCCGGGACGTTTGGATACGCGCGAGAAATGCAGGGCATCGTCGATGTCCCCAAGCTCGGTGCCGTGTTGCCCAAGACGATCACCGCAGAACCACGTATCGGCAATGCACCCTGGCGCACCGTCGAGACATCCGCCGGACTGCTCAACGCCATCGGCTTGGACAACGACGGCGTGGACGCGTTTTTACAGCACCACTTGCCCTACTTGAAGGAACTCGGAACTTCCATCGTGGTCAGCGTCGCCGGACGCACCGTGGATGATTTTGTTTCTCTTGCGGCGCGGGTCGGCGCAGAAGGCGTCGCGGCAATCGAGTTGAATTTGTCTTGTCCCAACGTCAGCGGCGGTGTCGACTTCGGCACCAACGCCAAGTCCTGTGAGGAAGTCGTGTCCGCGGCTCGCAAAGAATGCGCCGTGCCCTTGTTAGCCAAGCTGACACCGAACGTGACACGCATCGCGGAAATCGCGCAAGGGGCCGCCGACGGAGGCGCCGACGCGGTTTGTTTGATCAATACCGTCTTGGCGATGGCAATCGATTGGCGGAAACGACGACCGATCTTGGGCAACGGCATGGGGGGGCTCAGTGGACCGGCGATCAAGCCCATCGCGTTGCGTTGTGTTCATCAAGTCCGCCAAGCGGTTTCTATTCCGATCATCGGCATCGGTGGTATCGCCAACATCGACGACGTCATGCAATTCCTGGTCGCCGGTGCGTCGGCGGTGCAAATCGGCACGGCCAACTACTACGACCCGACGGTCTCAACACGATTGATCGACCAGTTGCCCGATGCGCTCGCGGAGCTAGGTGCCCAGTCGATCGCCGATGTGGTGGGAACTTTGGACCTGAGTAAAGCGTAA
- a CDS encoding (Fe-S)-binding protein produces MSVALFVPCYIDQLYPDVAIATLELLERLGVDVVYPSGQTCCGQPMANTGCNDETAPVARRLVELFAPYDSIVCPSGSCTAMVRGHYAQYFEPDDETFQHVRDNTFELCEFLHDKLHVQQLDVHFPHRVSLHQSCHGLRELRLGQSSESMTPRENKVRKILELVHDIQWVEPQRPDDCCGFGGTFAVNEADVSAEMGRARITDHVSAGSEVLASADMSCLMHLQGLIRREKRPIRVMHVAQILVGRPL; encoded by the coding sequence ATGTCCGTCGCGCTTTTTGTTCCCTGCTACATCGATCAACTTTACCCCGACGTGGCGATCGCGACCCTGGAACTGCTGGAACGCTTGGGAGTCGACGTGGTCTACCCGTCGGGCCAGACATGCTGCGGTCAGCCGATGGCCAACACGGGTTGCAACGACGAAACGGCACCGGTGGCCCGACGTTTGGTCGAACTTTTCGCCCCCTACGACAGCATCGTGTGCCCCTCCGGTTCTTGCACGGCAATGGTCCGCGGACATTACGCCCAATACTTTGAGCCCGATGACGAAACGTTTCAGCATGTTCGAGACAACACGTTTGAGTTGTGCGAATTCCTGCACGACAAGCTCCACGTGCAGCAACTCGATGTCCATTTCCCCCATCGTGTTTCTCTGCACCAAAGCTGCCACGGTTTGAGAGAGCTTCGTTTAGGGCAGTCAAGCGAATCCATGACTCCACGCGAAAACAAAGTCCGCAAGATTTTGGAGTTGGTCCACGACATCCAGTGGGTCGAACCACAACGCCCCGACGACTGCTGCGGCTTCGGCGGAACATTCGCGGTCAATGAAGCCGACGTGTCCGCGGAAATGGGCCGCGCCAGAATCACCGATCACGTGTCCGCGGGCAGCGAAGTCCTGGCCTCCGCCGACATGAGTTGCCTGATGCACTTGCAAGGTCTGATCCGCCGCGAGAAACGTCCGATCCGCGTCATGCATGTCGCGCAAATCTTGGTCGGTCGTCCGTTATGA
- a CDS encoding TerB family tellurite resistance protein gives MSASEFTKRQRQLRNLVVMALADGSIGEREVNLVAERCHELGLGESDLQKAMEFGLGDDAALELPVNVDERNELMQDLIRMMAADGHLDESEKRLFALAAVKMNISTAELEQLIDATLS, from the coding sequence ATGTCCGCTTCTGAATTTACAAAACGCCAGCGTCAACTCCGCAATCTCGTGGTGATGGCATTGGCTGATGGTTCCATTGGGGAACGCGAAGTGAACTTGGTTGCAGAACGCTGTCACGAACTCGGTTTGGGCGAGTCCGATTTGCAGAAAGCGATGGAGTTCGGATTGGGGGACGATGCCGCTTTGGAGTTGCCCGTCAACGTGGACGAACGCAATGAATTGATGCAGGATCTGATCCGCATGATGGCCGCCGACGGCCATTTGGATGAGAGCGAGAAGCGTTTGTTCGCGTTGGCTGCCGTGAAGATGAACATCTCCACGGCGGAACTGGAGCAATTGATCGATGCGACGCTGAGTTGA
- a CDS encoding phosphopantothenoylcysteine decarboxylase gives MAKILITSGPTRQYLDPVRYLTNASSGRMGAALADAALRLGHDVVVVSGPVSIDYPRGVELVQVTTTDEMLDACRRLFPECDGAIGAAAPCDYMPHFVQTQKIAKTGEPIALELIETPDVVAMMGQNKRADQWVVGFALETADRRFRATVKLQKKHCDLIVSNGPQAIDSSDNEVELLSPDGTVVIAVRGDKQYVADELLQHIEKRLVLHQPKQNSAKDT, from the coding sequence GTGGCAAAGATTCTGATCACGTCTGGACCTACACGCCAATACTTGGACCCGGTCCGCTATCTCACCAACGCGTCGAGTGGCCGAATGGGCGCGGCGCTTGCCGATGCCGCATTGCGTCTGGGGCACGATGTCGTTGTTGTCAGCGGCCCGGTGTCGATCGACTATCCTCGCGGAGTGGAGTTGGTCCAAGTCACCACGACCGACGAAATGCTGGACGCTTGCCGGCGACTCTTTCCGGAATGTGATGGTGCGATTGGAGCTGCGGCGCCGTGTGACTACATGCCGCATTTTGTTCAAACACAGAAAATCGCAAAAACTGGCGAGCCGATCGCTTTGGAGTTGATCGAGACACCGGACGTCGTCGCGATGATGGGTCAAAACAAACGCGCCGATCAGTGGGTCGTCGGGTTTGCCCTGGAGACCGCCGACCGGCGTTTCCGAGCCACGGTGAAACTGCAAAAGAAACACTGTGATCTGATCGTCAGCAACGGACCCCAAGCGATCGATTCGTCGGACAACGAAGTGGAGTTGCTGAGTCCTGATGGTACGGTCGTGATTGCGGTGCGTGGCGACAAGCAATACGTCGCCGACGAACTATTGCAACACATCGAAAAAAGACTTGTTCTCCACCAACCGAAACAAAATTCGGCCAAGGACACGTGA
- a CDS encoding ATP-binding cassette domain-containing protein, with product MIAIEEVSIGFAGPQLLESVSARIEIGQRIGLLGRNGAGKTTLLRMLSGQIQPDNGTINVRQGVQVARLTQDVPTDLSELGELPGGDAHSVRSVVLAGQIGKQGVDDSWAIEHAVDTTLSQMNLDPDAIFESLSSGMKRRVLLARSISTSPDVLLLDEPTNHLDIPSILWLEDFLSRWDKTLVFITHDRSFLQKLATRIWEIDRGRLFDWSCDYETFLKRKQQTLEAEEKQNALFDKRLAEEERWIRTGIKARRTRNEGRVRALKEMRNQRAQRRTQEGTAKLNLQTAARSGALVAEVESISFAYGDTPIVTDFSTTLMRGDKIGIIGPNGAGKTTLLKLLLGQLKPDSGKVRLGTNLKVTYFDQLRDTLDPELTVHENVGEGSERLQIGDTTQHIMGYLQDYLFTPERARTKVKFLSGGEKNRALLAKLMTKPANVIVLDEPTNDLDAETLELLEEQLAEYNGTLLMVSHDRTFLNNVVTSTIVFEADGPREYVGGYDDWRAAVARRESAGGDGGKSKAAAKKSADSPATSAPAVTPTVAAKKLSYKEKRELEQLPVLIEQLESKIAEMHDAMAAADYYQRDGELIAKDAAELKQAESDLETAYSRWELLEG from the coding sequence TTGATCGCTATCGAAGAAGTCAGCATCGGTTTTGCCGGCCCTCAACTGCTGGAGTCCGTCTCCGCCCGCATCGAAATCGGGCAACGAATCGGTTTGCTTGGTCGCAACGGCGCGGGCAAAACGACTTTGCTGCGTATGCTCAGCGGTCAGATCCAACCGGACAACGGCACGATCAACGTCCGCCAGGGCGTCCAGGTCGCGAGGTTGACGCAAGACGTACCGACTGACTTGAGCGAACTGGGTGAACTGCCCGGCGGCGACGCGCACAGCGTCCGCAGCGTGGTGCTCGCCGGCCAGATCGGCAAACAAGGCGTTGATGACAGTTGGGCGATCGAACACGCCGTCGATACCACGCTCTCACAGATGAACCTGGACCCCGACGCGATCTTTGAGTCACTTTCCAGCGGCATGAAACGCCGTGTCTTGCTGGCACGCTCAATCTCGACTTCACCCGACGTGCTGTTGTTGGACGAACCGACCAACCACCTCGACATTCCATCGATCCTGTGGCTGGAGGATTTTCTGTCGCGGTGGGACAAGACACTGGTGTTCATCACCCACGACCGCTCGTTCCTGCAAAAACTGGCGACTCGGATTTGGGAGATCGATCGCGGACGATTGTTCGATTGGTCGTGTGATTACGAAACATTCCTGAAACGAAAGCAGCAAACGCTGGAGGCGGAGGAGAAACAGAACGCTCTGTTTGACAAACGACTGGCCGAAGAAGAACGTTGGATCCGAACCGGCATCAAAGCACGCCGGACCCGCAACGAAGGCCGCGTTCGTGCGCTCAAGGAAATGCGTAACCAACGCGCGCAACGACGCACTCAAGAAGGGACGGCGAAGCTGAACTTGCAAACCGCTGCCCGCAGCGGTGCGTTGGTGGCCGAAGTCGAATCGATTTCATTTGCCTACGGCGACACGCCCATCGTTACCGATTTTTCGACAACGCTGATGCGGGGCGACAAGATCGGGATCATCGGTCCCAATGGCGCCGGCAAGACCACTCTGTTGAAACTGCTGTTGGGACAACTCAAACCCGACTCCGGAAAAGTACGTTTGGGAACGAATCTCAAAGTCACTTACTTTGACCAGCTTCGCGATACCCTCGATCCAGAATTAACGGTCCACGAAAATGTCGGCGAAGGAAGCGAGCGGCTGCAAATCGGCGATACGACTCAGCACATCATGGGCTACTTGCAGGATTACCTGTTCACACCAGAGCGTGCCCGGACCAAAGTCAAGTTTCTCTCCGGCGGCGAAAAGAATCGCGCGTTGCTGGCCAAGTTGATGACCAAGCCGGCCAACGTGATCGTCTTGGACGAACCGACCAATGACTTGGACGCGGAGACCCTGGAGCTGCTGGAAGAACAGCTTGCCGAGTACAACGGCACGCTGTTGATGGTCAGCCACGACAGAACGTTCCTCAATAACGTGGTCACATCGACGATTGTTTTCGAAGCCGATGGGCCGCGCGAATACGTGGGTGGATACGACGATTGGCGGGCCGCCGTCGCCCGACGCGAGTCAGCGGGCGGTGATGGTGGCAAGTCCAAGGCTGCCGCAAAGAAATCCGCGGACTCGCCAGCCACGTCCGCCCCTGCAGTGACCCCGACCGTCGCTGCCAAGAAACTCTCCTACAAAGAAAAACGCGAATTGGAGCAGTTGCCCGTCTTGATTGAGCAACTGGAAAGCAAGATTGCTGAGATGCATGACGCGATGGCGGCAGCGGACTACTACCAACGCGACGGCGAATTGATCGCCAAGGACGCCGCCGAATTGAAACAAGCCGAGTCCGATTTAGAGACCGCCTACAGCCGCTGGGAACTGCTGGAGGGCTGA